One stretch of Janibacter limosus DNA includes these proteins:
- a CDS encoding ABC transporter ATP-binding protein, translated as MPEVILKASGLKKHYPIKGGVLRRTVGHVKAVDGVDFELYKGETLGIVGESGCGKSTLGRLLMRLEDPTAGTVDFNGVDMYAQSGADMRRLRRDIQIVFQDPYTSLNPRRTVGEIVAEPLEIHSDVVPKGDRRRRVQELLELVGLNPEHINRYPHQFSGGQRQRIGIARGIALNPKVLICDEPVSALDVSVQAQVINLMEKLQDELGLSYIFIAHDLSVVRHISDRVGVMYLGRMVEIGDEDDIYSRPTHPYTQALLSAVPVPDPRLRGKRDQIVLQGDVPSPANPPAGCHFHTRCWKAQDICRTETPLLELRPDGAGQHLSRCHFAEPRVIVETTDVSGQEQDSLFAGQGMVDQTDAVAAGQAGGASAGVPEADTSTAGA; from the coding sequence ATGCCTGAGGTGATCCTCAAGGCCAGTGGCCTGAAGAAGCACTACCCGATCAAGGGCGGCGTCCTGCGTCGCACGGTCGGTCACGTCAAGGCGGTCGACGGCGTCGACTTCGAGCTCTACAAGGGCGAGACGCTCGGCATCGTCGGCGAGTCCGGGTGTGGCAAGTCCACGCTCGGTCGTCTGCTCATGCGGCTCGAGGACCCCACCGCGGGCACCGTCGACTTCAACGGCGTGGACATGTACGCCCAGTCGGGCGCCGACATGCGACGGCTGCGTCGCGACATCCAGATCGTCTTCCAGGACCCCTACACCTCGCTCAACCCGCGACGCACCGTCGGTGAGATCGTCGCCGAGCCGTTGGAGATCCACTCCGACGTGGTGCCCAAGGGCGACCGACGCAGGCGGGTGCAGGAGCTGCTGGAGCTCGTCGGGCTCAACCCCGAGCACATCAACCGCTACCCGCACCAGTTCTCGGGGGGGCAGCGCCAGCGCATCGGCATCGCCCGCGGCATCGCGCTCAACCCCAAGGTGCTCATCTGCGACGAGCCGGTCTCGGCGCTCGACGTGTCCGTGCAGGCGCAGGTCATCAACCTGATGGAAAAGCTGCAGGACGAGCTGGGGCTGTCCTACATCTTCATCGCGCACGACCTGTCGGTCGTGCGACACATCTCCGACCGGGTCGGGGTCATGTACCTCGGCCGGATGGTCGAGATCGGTGACGAGGACGACATCTACTCGCGCCCCACGCACCCCTACACCCAGGCGCTCCTGTCTGCCGTCCCTGTGCCCGACCCGCGGTTGCGCGGCAAGCGGGACCAGATCGTGCTGCAGGGGGACGTGCCCTCACCGGCCAACCCCCCGGCGGGCTGCCACTTCCACACGCGGTGCTGGAAGGCGCAGGACATCTGCCGCACCGAGACCCCGTTGCTGGAGCTGCGCCCGGACGGCGCCGGACAGCACCTCTCCAGGTGCCACTTCGCAGAGCCGCGGGTCATCGTCGAGACGACGGACGTGAGCGGGCAGGAGCAGGACTCCCTCTTCGCCGGGCAGGGCATGGTCGACCAGACCGACGCGGTCGCGGCCGGTCAGGCAGGCGGCGCGTCTGCAGGCGTGCCCGAGGCCGACACCTCGACCGCTGGCGCCTGA
- a CDS encoding ABC transporter permease gives MTDNTTAQDPANQGPGNDEAAAPTTRAAAVAKAADGSSRSLTADAFRSLRRNPFFWVSSALIAILLLMAAWPSLFTTYDLSFNDLSRSRETPSGDHWFGLDTQGADIYTRTVYGARASILVGVLATVGVLLLGSLLGLIAGYIGGWIDTLISRLGDIFFAIPLLLVGIIFLSSLQDTPSLLGIPIQGYFGVIFQVVLVFVLFGWPSLMRLMRSSVIQVKPNDYVQAARALGATPMRIIRRHVLPNAMAPAIVVATINLGAYIAAEATLSFLGIGLRPPTVSWGVMINDGLTPLRASPHILFFPALFLSIAVLAFIMLGDAVRDAFDPKSR, from the coding sequence ATGACTGACAACACGACGGCGCAGGACCCCGCCAACCAGGGTCCGGGCAACGACGAGGCCGCCGCACCGACGACCCGCGCGGCCGCCGTCGCCAAGGCGGCCGATGGCAGCTCGCGGTCATTGACCGCCGACGCCTTCCGCTCGCTGCGGCGCAACCCCTTCTTCTGGGTCTCGAGCGCGCTCATCGCCATCCTGCTCCTGATGGCCGCGTGGCCCTCGCTCTTCACGACCTACGACCTGAGCTTCAACGACCTCAGCCGCTCGCGCGAGACCCCGAGCGGTGACCACTGGTTCGGCTTGGACACCCAGGGCGCGGACATCTACACCCGCACCGTCTACGGTGCCCGCGCCTCGATCCTCGTCGGCGTGCTCGCCACGGTCGGGGTGCTGCTGCTGGGCTCCCTGCTCGGCCTGATCGCGGGGTACATCGGCGGGTGGATCGACACGCTCATCAGCCGTCTTGGCGACATCTTCTTCGCCATCCCGCTGCTGCTCGTCGGCATCATCTTCCTGTCCTCGCTGCAGGACACCCCGTCGCTCCTGGGCATCCCGATCCAGGGCTACTTCGGCGTGATCTTCCAGGTCGTGCTCGTCTTCGTCCTCTTCGGCTGGCCGAGCCTGATGCGTCTGATGCGGTCCTCGGTCATCCAGGTCAAGCCCAACGACTACGTCCAGGCAGCTCGTGCCCTCGGTGCCACGCCGATGCGGATCATCCGCCGGCACGTCCTGCCCAATGCGATGGCTCCGGCGATCGTCGTCGCGACGATCAACCTGGGTGCCTACATCGCGGCGGAGGCGACGCTGTCCTTCCTGGGGATCGGTCTGCGTCCGCCGACCGTGTCCTGGGGTGTGATGATCAACGACGGACTGACGCCGCTGCGTGCATCGCCGCACATCCTCTTCTTCCCGGCCCTCTTCCTCAGCATCGCGGTCCTGGCCTTCATCATGCTCGGCGATGCCGTGCGTGATGCCTTCGACCCCAAGAGCCGCTGA
- a CDS encoding ABC transporter permease yields MLKFIIRRLLQLVVVLFVLSILLFAWLRALPGGVVSAMLGERATPESRARLTEAFGLDEPLPVQYWRFLTRALQGDFGVSTGVQPGRSATSILVERFPATVELSFVALVLAVVVAIPLGYLAARKRASFLDNSSIVVSLVGVAVPVFFLAFLLKYVFAIKLGWLPVSGRSNVPDATHVTGFFVLDGLLTREWDASWDALKHLVLPGIALASIPFAMIFRITRASVLEVLDEDFVRTAQAKGLSHRVVRGRHIMRNALLPVITAVGLQVGALLAGAVLTETVFNFGGIGEALKFAFTLRDYPVLQLLVFVAALTYVLVNLLVDILYAVVDPRVRTR; encoded by the coding sequence GTGCTGAAGTTCATCATCCGACGACTGCTGCAGCTGGTGGTCGTCCTCTTCGTCCTCTCGATCCTGCTCTTCGCGTGGCTGCGGGCCCTGCCCGGCGGGGTCGTCTCGGCGATGCTCGGCGAGCGGGCCACCCCCGAGTCACGCGCCCGCCTGACCGAGGCCTTCGGGCTCGACGAGCCCCTGCCGGTCCAGTACTGGCGCTTCCTCACCCGGGCGCTGCAGGGCGACTTCGGGGTCTCCACGGGCGTGCAGCCCGGCCGCTCGGCCACCAGCATCCTCGTCGAACGCTTCCCGGCGACGGTGGAGCTGAGCTTCGTCGCCCTCGTGCTGGCCGTCGTCGTGGCCATCCCGCTCGGCTACCTCGCGGCCAGGAAGCGCGCCAGCTTCCTCGACAACAGCTCGATCGTCGTCTCCCTCGTCGGTGTCGCCGTGCCGGTCTTCTTCCTCGCCTTCCTGCTGAAGTACGTCTTCGCGATCAAGCTCGGCTGGCTGCCGGTCTCGGGCCGCTCCAACGTCCCCGACGCCACGCACGTCACCGGCTTCTTCGTCCTCGACGGCCTGCTCACCCGCGAGTGGGACGCCTCCTGGGACGCCCTGAAGCACCTGGTCCTGCCCGGCATCGCGCTGGCGTCCATCCCCTTCGCGATGATCTTCCGCATCACCCGCGCGTCCGTGCTGGAGGTCCTCGACGAGGACTTCGTGCGCACCGCCCAGGCGAAGGGGCTCAGTCACCGCGTCGTGCGCGGTCGCCACATCATGCGCAATGCACTGCTCCCGGTCATCACCGCCGTGGGCCTGCAGGTGGGTGCCCTGCTCGCCGGCGCCGTCCTCACCGAGACGGTCTTCAACTTCGGTGGCATCGGTGAGGCGCTCAAGTTCGCCTTCACCCTTCGCGACTACCCCGTGCTGCAGCTGCTCGTCTTCGTCGCAGCCCTGACCTATGTGCTGGTCAACCTGCTCGTGGACATCCTGTACGCCGTCGTCGACCCCCGAGTGAGGACCCGATGA
- a CDS encoding ABC transporter substrate-binding protein, giving the protein MSMRKAAPLAALAATALTLSACAASDRDDSGSGGDTGGTFTFGAAGAPEVFDPFYATDGETFRVTRQIFEGLVEVKPGSAELGPGLAESWEPSKDGKDWTFNLREGVKFSDGEVFDGEAVCANFERMADQNEAAQSGPAEYWSTGMGGFGKDALYDSCEVTDAKTVVIKVKSATSKFPAMLSLSSFAMQSPKALEEGKANDVKTQGEGFVYPENSQKPVGTGPYTLEKYDTANKTVTLKRNDAYWGEKAKTDKIVFKIIPDESTRRQELEAGSIDGYDLPNPVDWKGLESSGNKVEIRDPFNILYLGLQPDANAKLKDVRVRQAINYAINRDQLVKSQLPEGATPASQFMPDTVSGYNKDLEPYPYDTAKAKALLKEAGAEGMTLKFAYPSEVTRPYMPNPQKIHEAIRKDLEKAGIKVEVTTKPWNGGYLDNVDAHKYDAFLLGWTGDYDSADNFIGTFFGNAKLNDFSTVTGGYGTELSKELKDADSTVDEAERSAKYEAINKKIAEDYVPGAPISHSPPALVVSKDVEGLVTSPLTAEEFSTVTVGGK; this is encoded by the coding sequence ATGTCGATGAGGAAAGCTGCCCCGCTGGCTGCTCTGGCGGCGACCGCACTGACGCTCAGTGCGTGCGCCGCGAGCGACCGTGACGACTCGGGTTCCGGCGGTGACACCGGGGGGACCTTCACCTTCGGCGCCGCAGGCGCCCCGGAGGTCTTCGACCCCTTCTACGCCACCGACGGCGAGACCTTCCGGGTCACCCGTCAGATCTTCGAGGGCCTCGTCGAGGTCAAGCCCGGCAGCGCCGAGCTCGGCCCCGGTCTGGCTGAGTCCTGGGAGCCGTCCAAGGACGGCAAGGACTGGACCTTCAACCTGCGCGAAGGGGTGAAGTTCTCCGACGGCGAGGTCTTCGACGGCGAGGCCGTGTGCGCCAACTTCGAGCGGATGGCCGACCAGAACGAAGCGGCCCAGTCCGGCCCGGCCGAGTACTGGAGCACCGGCATGGGCGGCTTCGGCAAGGACGCCCTCTACGACTCGTGCGAGGTCACGGACGCCAAGACCGTCGTCATCAAGGTCAAGTCCGCCACCTCGAAGTTCCCCGCGATGCTCTCCCTGTCCTCCTTCGCGATGCAGTCGCCCAAGGCGCTCGAGGAGGGCAAGGCCAATGACGTCAAGACCCAGGGTGAGGGCTTCGTCTACCCGGAGAACTCCCAGAAGCCCGTCGGCACCGGCCCGTACACGCTGGAGAAGTACGACACCGCCAACAAGACCGTCACGCTCAAGCGCAACGACGCCTACTGGGGCGAGAAGGCCAAGACCGACAAGATCGTCTTCAAGATCATCCCCGACGAGTCGACCCGCCGTCAGGAGCTCGAGGCCGGCAGCATCGACGGCTACGACCTGCCCAACCCCGTGGACTGGAAGGGGCTGGAGAGCTCCGGCAACAAGGTCGAGATCCGCGACCCCTTCAACATCCTCTACCTGGGCCTGCAGCCGGACGCCAACGCCAAGCTCAAGGACGTGCGGGTCCGCCAGGCGATCAACTACGCGATCAACCGCGACCAGCTCGTGAAGTCGCAGCTGCCCGAGGGCGCCACGCCTGCCTCGCAGTTCATGCCGGACACGGTCAGCGGCTACAACAAGGACCTCGAGCCCTACCCGTACGACACGGCCAAGGCCAAGGCCCTGCTCAAGGAGGCCGGCGCCGAGGGCATGACCTTGAAGTTCGCCTACCCGAGCGAGGTCACCCGTCCGTACATGCCCAACCCGCAGAAGATCCACGAGGCGATCCGCAAGGACCTCGAGAAGGCCGGGATCAAGGTCGAGGTCACGACCAAGCCGTGGAACGGCGGTTACCTCGACAACGTCGACGCCCACAAGTACGACGCCTTCCTGCTCGGCTGGACCGGCGACTACGACTCCGCCGACAACTTCATCGGCACCTTCTTCGGCAATGCCAAGCTCAACGACTTCAGCACCGTGACCGGCGGCTACGGCACCGAGCTGTCGAAGGAGCTGAAGGACGCGGACTCGACGGTGGACGAGGCCGAGCGCTCGGCCAAGTACGAGGCGATCAACAAGAAGATCGCCGAGGACTACGTCCCGGGTGCCCCGATCTCGCACTCCCCGCCGGCCCTCGTGGTCAGCAAGGACGTCGAGGGCCTGGTCACCAGCCCGCTGACGGCCGAGGAGTTCTCCACCGTCACCGTCGGCGGCAAGTGA
- a CDS encoding ABC transporter permease, which translates to MNDSQRPDQPRRGLGARRKQRIDDLAATSGATTVAEAGTIDDSGGVGLVASAWRRLRRNPIFLTGLAITVVFVLLALLSPWIAPHDAADNPLIDKVSRQNNPIPGPEPGFPLGGDDSGRDLLSRLLVGSQQTLLVGVFATLFGLAGGLTLGTLAGAFGGWVDSVVMRIVDVMLSIPSLLLAVSISALAARPSQWTVIIAVAVVQVPIFARLLRGSMLAQRGKDHVLAARALGVKRSAIILRHMLPNSLGPVIVQATLVLATAIIDAAALSFLGLGNPDDSKPEWGQMLGQAQQYIYDNPHLAFYPAACIIVVALGFTLMGESLREALDPKSRR; encoded by the coding sequence ATGAACGACTCCCAGAGGCCCGACCAGCCCCGTCGCGGGCTCGGCGCCCGCCGCAAGCAACGCATCGACGACCTCGCCGCGACCAGCGGCGCCACCACGGTCGCCGAGGCCGGCACCATCGACGACTCCGGTGGGGTGGGGCTCGTCGCGTCCGCCTGGCGGAGGTTGCGACGCAACCCGATCTTCCTCACCGGCCTGGCGATCACGGTCGTGTTCGTCCTGCTGGCCCTGCTCTCGCCCTGGATCGCGCCCCACGACGCGGCCGACAACCCGCTCATCGACAAGGTGAGCCGGCAGAACAACCCCATCCCGGGCCCCGAGCCGGGCTTCCCGCTGGGTGGCGACGACTCCGGCCGCGACCTGCTCTCACGCCTGCTCGTCGGCAGCCAGCAGACGCTGCTCGTCGGCGTCTTCGCGACTCTCTTCGGGTTGGCCGGCGGGCTCACCCTGGGCACCCTGGCCGGCGCCTTCGGCGGGTGGGTCGACTCGGTCGTCATGCGCATCGTCGACGTCATGCTCTCGATCCCGTCGCTGCTGCTGGCCGTGTCGATCTCGGCCCTGGCAGCCCGCCCCAGCCAGTGGACGGTGATCATTGCCGTGGCCGTCGTCCAGGTCCCGATCTTCGCCCGGCTGCTGCGTGGGTCGATGCTCGCCCAGCGCGGCAAGGACCACGTCCTCGCGGCTCGCGCCCTCGGCGTCAAGCGCTCGGCCATCATCCTGCGGCACATGCTGCCCAACTCGCTCGGACCGGTCATCGTCCAGGCAACCCTCGTGCTCGCCACGGCGATCATCGACGCGGCGGCCCTGTCCTTCCTCGGTCTGGGCAACCCCGACGACAGCAAGCCCGAGTGGGGGCAGATGCTCGGGCAGGCGCAGCAGTACATCTACGACAACCCGCACCTGGCCTTCTACCCGGCGGCGTGCATCATCGTCGTCGCCCTCGGCTTCACCCTCATGGGTGAGTCGCTGCGCGAGGCCCTCGACCCCAAGAGCAGGCGGTGA
- a CDS encoding ABC transporter permease — MGKYIVRRLLQMIPVVILSTFLIYAMVFAMPGDPTAGKCGERPCPAAYIEKFNAKYHLDEPLPVQYGYYAKNVIQGDLGENQYGRPVAEELSERFTVTAKLAVMALIFEGVIGILAGVLAGLRKGGFIDNLVLISTLFVISVPIFVTGFAAQYFLGLKWEIFPALASGKDPSLFALILPAMVLGSTSLAYIARLMRSNISDNIKSDYVRTAKAKGLKKGRIVGVHTLRNSLIPVVTFMGYDFGALLGGAIVTEGIFGINGVGGYIFTGIRNRDGIAVVGAVTALVIVYLLMNLLVDLLYGALDPRISND, encoded by the coding sequence GTGGGCAAGTACATCGTTCGCCGGTTGCTGCAGATGATCCCGGTGGTCATCCTTTCCACGTTCCTGATCTACGCCATGGTCTTCGCGATGCCGGGTGACCCCACGGCAGGCAAGTGTGGCGAGCGGCCCTGTCCCGCGGCCTACATCGAGAAGTTCAACGCCAAGTACCACCTGGACGAGCCGCTGCCGGTCCAGTACGGCTACTACGCGAAGAACGTCATCCAGGGCGATCTGGGCGAGAACCAGTACGGCCGACCCGTCGCCGAGGAGCTCAGCGAGCGCTTCACGGTCACGGCCAAGCTCGCGGTCATGGCGCTGATCTTCGAGGGTGTCATCGGCATCCTCGCGGGTGTGCTCGCCGGGCTGCGCAAGGGCGGGTTCATCGACAACCTGGTCCTGATCAGCACCCTCTTCGTCATCTCGGTACCGATCTTCGTCACCGGCTTCGCCGCGCAGTACTTCCTTGGCCTCAAGTGGGAGATCTTCCCCGCACTCGCCTCGGGCAAGGACCCCAGCCTCTTCGCGTTGATCCTGCCCGCGATGGTGCTCGGCTCCACCTCGCTGGCCTACATCGCTCGGCTGATGCGCAGCAACATCTCCGACAACATCAAGTCCGACTACGTGCGGACCGCCAAGGCCAAGGGGCTCAAGAAGGGCCGAATCGTCGGCGTGCACACGCTGCGCAACTCACTGATCCCCGTGGTCACCTTCATGGGGTACGACTTCGGGGCCCTGCTCGGCGGCGCGATCGTCACCGAGGGCATCTTCGGGATCAACGGTGTGGGCGGCTACATCTTCACCGGCATCCGCAACCGCGACGGCATCGCCGTCGTCGGGGCGGTGACCGCTCTGGTGATCGTCTACCTCCTGATGAACCTGCTCGTCGACCTGCTCTACGGCGCCCTCGACCCGAGGATCAGCAATGACTGA
- a CDS encoding ABC transporter ATP-binding protein, translating into MSPSTFPSTSPTPRRGDEPLLSVRDLSVTFGIKNESPFTAVDGLSFDVRPGQTVGLVGESGCGKSVTSLAVMGLLPPRGNRVSGTVTYDGVDLLSLSPKEMAARRGKDISMIFQDPLSSLNPVVSIGRQVSEVLERHKGMSRKEATPHARDMLAKVGIPDPDRRLKEYPHQLSGGMRQRALIAMALACEPRLLIADEPTTALDVTIQAQILALLRELVEDTGTALIMITHDLGVVAGLCDEINVLYGGRLVERAERHDLFAEPRHPYTGGLLASVPSLDGERGARLTPVPGSVSDNLPWTSACAFAPRCANAVEHCRERTPDLAVAPGGRALRCFNPLAGDPSPAEGTTTQEVR; encoded by the coding sequence ATCTCCCCCAGTACCTTCCCCAGCACCTCCCCCACACCCCGACGTGGCGACGAGCCGCTGCTGTCCGTGCGCGACCTCTCGGTGACCTTCGGGATCAAGAACGAGAGCCCCTTCACCGCCGTCGACGGGCTGAGCTTCGACGTGCGACCCGGGCAGACCGTGGGCCTGGTCGGCGAGTCCGGGTGCGGCAAGTCGGTCACCTCGCTGGCGGTCATGGGGCTGCTGCCGCCGCGCGGCAACCGCGTCTCCGGCACCGTCACCTACGACGGGGTGGACCTGCTGTCCCTCTCCCCCAAGGAGATGGCCGCCAGGCGCGGCAAGGACATCAGCATGATCTTCCAGGACCCGCTGTCCTCGCTGAACCCCGTCGTGTCCATCGGTCGCCAGGTCAGCGAGGTCCTCGAGCGGCACAAGGGCATGTCCCGCAAGGAGGCCACACCGCACGCCCGCGACATGCTCGCCAAGGTGGGCATCCCCGACCCGGACCGTCGGCTCAAGGAGTACCCGCACCAGCTCTCCGGCGGCATGCGGCAGCGTGCGCTGATCGCCATGGCGCTCGCCTGCGAGCCACGGCTGCTCATCGCCGACGAGCCGACCACGGCCCTCGACGTGACGATCCAGGCGCAGATCCTCGCGCTGCTGCGCGAGCTCGTCGAGGACACCGGCACCGCGCTGATCATGATCACCCACGACCTGGGCGTCGTGGCCGGCCTGTGCGACGAGATCAACGTGCTCTACGGCGGGCGTCTCGTCGAGCGTGCCGAGCGCCACGACCTCTTCGCCGAGCCCCGCCACCCCTACACCGGTGGCCTCCTCGCGAGCGTCCCGAGCCTCGACGGCGAGCGGGGCGCCCGGCTCACCCCGGTGCCGGGGTCGGTCTCCGACAACCTGCCGTGGACGAGCGCCTGCGCCTTCGCCCCCCGCTGCGCCAATGCGGTCGAGCACTGCCGCGAGCGCACCCCTGACCTGGCCGTGGCCCCCGGTGGGCGCGCGCTGCGCTGCTTCAACCCGCTCGCGGGCGACCCCTCCCCCGCCGAGGGCACGACGACCCAGGAGGTCCGATGA
- a CDS encoding ABC transporter ATP-binding protein, which produces MTTDATTTPAPTSDTPGEVLVDVRGLKVHFPITKGIVFDKVVGHVYAVDGVDLQIRRGETYGLVGESGCGKSTLGRAILHLEPPTEGTVTFDGQPISTLKGEELRRRRKDLQMVFQDPMGSLDPRQSVEALLVEGMKAHGIVGDAKEAQPRLRQLLADVGLPTAALKKYPHEFSGGQRQRIGIARALSVNPELIVADEPVSALDVSVQAQVINLMSDLQAEYGLTYLVIAHDLAVVRHISDRVGVMYLGGLVEEAPADDLYATPRHPYTRALLSAVPVPDPVVEDSREQILLSGDLPSPANPPSGCRFHTRCPWRQETLCDTERPQLRVVQGTRRDGAGAPAQGGAEHKVACHWAEQIETGEIQPHSVTAEIDETATALAASAEAERLTGDLPFA; this is translated from the coding sequence ATGACCACCGATGCCACGACGACGCCCGCGCCGACCAGCGACACCCCCGGCGAGGTGCTCGTCGACGTCCGCGGGCTCAAGGTGCACTTCCCCATCACCAAGGGGATCGTCTTCGACAAGGTCGTGGGCCACGTCTACGCGGTCGACGGCGTGGACCTGCAGATCCGACGGGGTGAGACCTATGGCCTGGTCGGTGAGTCCGGGTGCGGCAAGTCGACGCTCGGCCGGGCGATCCTGCACCTGGAGCCCCCGACCGAGGGCACGGTGACCTTCGACGGTCAACCCATCTCCACGCTCAAGGGCGAGGAGCTGCGCCGGCGGCGCAAGGACCTGCAGATGGTCTTCCAGGACCCCATGGGCAGCCTCGACCCGCGGCAGAGCGTGGAGGCCCTGCTGGTCGAGGGCATGAAGGCGCACGGGATCGTGGGGGATGCCAAGGAGGCGCAGCCGCGGCTGCGCCAGCTCCTCGCCGACGTCGGGCTGCCCACCGCGGCCCTGAAGAAGTACCCGCACGAGTTCTCCGGCGGCCAGCGCCAGCGCATCGGCATCGCCCGGGCGCTGAGCGTCAACCCGGAGCTCATCGTCGCCGACGAGCCGGTCTCGGCCCTCGACGTGTCCGTGCAGGCGCAGGTCATCAACCTCATGTCGGACCTGCAGGCGGAGTACGGGCTCACCTACCTCGTCATCGCGCACGACCTCGCGGTCGTGCGGCACATCTCTGACCGGGTGGGCGTGATGTACCTCGGTGGCCTCGTCGAGGAGGCGCCCGCCGACGACCTCTACGCCACGCCGCGCCACCCCTACACGCGGGCGCTGCTGTCGGCCGTGCCCGTGCCCGACCCGGTCGTCGAGGACTCGCGTGAGCAGATCCTGCTGAGCGGGGACCTCCCTTCGCCCGCCAACCCGCCGTCCGGGTGCCGCTTCCACACCCGCTGCCCGTGGCGCCAGGAGACGCTCTGCGACACCGAGCGGCCGCAGCTGCGGGTCGTGCAGGGCACCCGTCGAGACGGCGCTGGCGCGCCTGCTCAGGGCGGCGCCGAGCACAAGGTCGCCTGCCACTGGGCCGAGCAGATCGAGACCGGCGAGATCCAGCCGCACTCGGTGACCGCCGAGATCGACGAGACCGCCACCGCGCTCGCGGCGAGTGCCGAGGCGGAGCGCCTGACGGGAGACCTCCCCTTCGCCTGA
- a CDS encoding ABC transporter ATP-binding protein → MSTQTTPATGEHLLEVEDLHVEFHTSEGVAKAINGVNFSLDEGETLAILGESGSGKSVTAQAIMGILDMPPATIPGGRILYKGQDLLTMPEEERRLTRGPEISMIFQDALSSLNPVFPVGWQIAEMFRVHRDVNKSDAYAQAIKLMERVNIPAARERVKAYPHQFSGGMRQRIMIAMAIALDPKVLIADEPTTALDVTVQAQIMALLQELQEEFRMGLILITHDLGVVADVADRIAVMYAGRIVERAEVGEIYARPAHPYTKGLLESIPRLDQKGQKLSAIGGLPPNLTRIPQGCAFHPRCVMAQDICRTERPELLDVGPQRQSACHFSQEVLDA, encoded by the coding sequence ATGAGCACACAGACGACACCTGCGACCGGCGAGCACCTGCTCGAGGTCGAGGACCTGCACGTCGAGTTCCACACCAGCGAGGGCGTGGCCAAGGCGATCAACGGCGTCAACTTCAGCCTCGACGAGGGGGAGACCCTCGCGATCCTCGGCGAGTCGGGGTCGGGCAAGTCCGTGACCGCCCAGGCGATCATGGGCATCCTCGACATGCCCCCCGCCACGATTCCCGGCGGTCGCATCCTCTACAAGGGTCAGGACCTGCTCACCATGCCGGAGGAGGAGCGCCGGCTCACCCGCGGACCGGAGATCTCGATGATCTTCCAGGACGCGCTGAGCTCGCTGAACCCCGTCTTCCCGGTCGGGTGGCAGATCGCCGAGATGTTCCGCGTCCACCGCGACGTCAACAAGTCCGACGCCTACGCCCAGGCCATCAAGCTGATGGAGCGGGTCAACATCCCGGCCGCCAGGGAGCGGGTCAAGGCCTACCCCCATCAGTTCTCGGGCGGGATGCGCCAGCGGATCATGATCGCCATGGCGATCGCGCTGGACCCCAAGGTCCTCATCGCCGACGAGCCGACCACGGCGCTCGACGTGACGGTCCAGGCCCAGATCATGGCCCTCCTGCAGGAGCTGCAGGAGGAGTTCAGGATGGGGCTGATCCTCATCACCCACGACCTCGGGGTGGTCGCCGACGTCGCCGACCGCATCGCGGTCATGTACGCGGGTCGGATCGTCGAGCGCGCCGAGGTGGGCGAGATCTACGCCCGCCCGGCGCACCCGTACACCAAGGGCCTGCTCGAGTCGATCCCTCGCCTGGACCAGAAGGGGCAGAAGCTCTCGGCCATCGGTGGGCTCCCGCCCAACCTCACGCGGATCCCCCAGGGTTGCGCCTTCCACCCGCGGTGCGTGATGGCCCAGGACATCTGCCGGACCGAGCGGCCCGAGCTGCTCGATGTCGGCCCGCAGCGCCAGTCGGCGTGCCATTTCAGCCAGGAGGTGCTTGATGCCTGA